A single Bifidobacterium asteroides DNA region contains:
- a CDS encoding DNA cytosine methyltransferase gives MRAIELFAGAGGLFLGSAMVGLEHDAAIEWEHNSCEMLRLNARRDYPFLRSTRVLEGDVRDVDWSKYGNVDVLAGGPPCQPFSLGGLSRAALDERDMFPAMTEALAAVSPKAFIVENVKGLLRDSFSDYYSYILLRLQHPCLAARADESWREHYERLSKEHTSGVHDELRYELVSTLVDAADYGVPQHRNRVFIVGFRSDINADWKFPEPTHSGAALYSQQETGQYWERHGLACRKPVIPKTNGDPRLLPWRTIRDALKGLPKPKAGKSNDDAHWPMNHVLRAGARSYPGHTGSDIDAPSKAIKAGVHGVPGGENMIRYRNGRVRYFSVREAARIQTFPDGYAFSGSWTEAMRQIGNAVPVSLAATVASSVVVALQKDMAVKEAELASIQPVPRREVRIHD, from the coding sequence ATGCGAGCGATTGAACTGTTTGCCGGAGCCGGTGGCCTTTTCCTGGGCTCAGCAATGGTGGGTCTGGAACATGATGCCGCCATCGAATGGGAACATAACTCCTGCGAGATGCTGCGTCTCAACGCCCGCAGAGATTATCCGTTCCTACGCTCGACAAGGGTATTGGAAGGTGACGTCAGAGACGTCGATTGGAGCAAGTATGGGAATGTCGATGTTCTCGCGGGCGGACCTCCCTGCCAGCCCTTCAGTCTGGGAGGTCTCTCGCGTGCCGCGCTTGACGAGCGCGACATGTTCCCCGCAATGACCGAAGCCCTGGCTGCAGTCTCCCCCAAAGCATTCATCGTGGAAAACGTGAAAGGCCTTCTGAGGGATTCCTTCTCCGACTACTATTCCTACATCCTGCTTCGTCTGCAGCACCCATGTCTGGCTGCCCGGGCGGATGAGTCCTGGAGGGAACATTACGAACGGTTGTCGAAGGAGCACACAAGCGGTGTTCATGATGAGCTCCGCTATGAACTCGTATCTACCTTGGTAGATGCTGCGGATTACGGTGTGCCACAGCATCGGAACAGGGTCTTCATTGTCGGGTTCCGTTCCGACATCAATGCCGACTGGAAATTCCCGGAACCGACCCACTCGGGGGCGGCGCTGTACAGTCAACAGGAGACGGGGCAGTATTGGGAACGTCATGGTCTGGCTTGCAGAAAGCCGGTCATTCCAAAGACGAACGGGGATCCCAGGCTGCTTCCGTGGCGTACGATACGCGATGCGCTCAAGGGGTTGCCTAAGCCGAAGGCAGGGAAAAGTAACGATGACGCCCACTGGCCGATGAACCACGTCCTGCGTGCAGGGGCACGTTCGTATCCCGGGCATACAGGTTCAGATATCGATGCACCGTCGAAAGCCATCAAGGCCGGGGTTCATGGAGTTCCTGGCGGAGAAAACATGATTAGGTACCGAAACGGGCGAGTACGGTACTTTTCGGTGCGTGAGGCCGCACGCATCCAGACATTCCCGGACGGGTATGCATTCAGCGGATCATGGACCGAGGCCATGCGACAGATAGGTAATGCGGTGCCCGTGAGTCTGGCCGCAACTGTCGCCTCATCAGTGGTTGTGGCGCTGCAGAAGGATATGGCGGTCAAGGAAGCCGAACTCGCTTCCATCCAACCGGTTCCCAGACGAGAGGTGCGGATTCATGACTGA
- a CDS encoding response regulator, with the protein MIRLVMADDHPMVREGIRSMLKRHADLEVVAEACNGTQAIEAVAKTRPDLLLLDLRMPDMNGPEVTRKVLASYPKTKVLILTTYDSDHDILPAIEAGANGYLLKDVEPHVLAQAIRDTVAGSTVLNPTAAEAVSKALRPATRPALSEQETRVLREAAKGMTNRQIAEHLYISEATVKTYFSRIFAKLEVSDRTAAVAEAIETLGLRDI; encoded by the coding sequence ATGATCCGACTTGTCATGGCCGACGACCACCCCATGGTTCGGGAGGGCATACGCAGCATGCTGAAACGCCATGCAGACCTTGAAGTGGTTGCCGAAGCATGTAATGGCACCCAGGCCATAGAGGCTGTAGCGAAAACACGTCCGGATTTGTTGCTACTCGATCTGCGGATGCCTGATATGAACGGTCCTGAAGTCACCCGAAAAGTGCTGGCTTCTTATCCCAAAACCAAGGTATTGATTCTTACCACTTACGATTCCGACCACGATATTCTGCCGGCCATAGAAGCCGGAGCCAATGGCTATCTGCTGAAAGACGTAGAACCTCATGTCTTGGCCCAAGCTATCCGTGACACTGTTGCAGGATCCACTGTCCTGAATCCGACCGCCGCGGAAGCAGTCAGCAAGGCGCTGCGCCCTGCGACCAGACCAGCACTGTCCGAACAAGAGACACGTGTGCTGCGCGAGGCCGCCAAAGGCATGACCAATCGGCAAATCGCAGAACACTTATACATCAGCGAGGCAACAGTAAAAACATACTTCAGTCGGATCTTCGCCAAATTGGAGGTCAGCGATCGCACGGCTGCAGTAGCGGAAGCCATCGAAACTCTAGGCCTAAGAGACATTTAA
- a CDS encoding ABC transporter permease: MNRQYPANAITITPMHRHKPSIAAAFKWEIRKAGNLWYWLATMLFDAVGIFNGWDQYQSYKPDFQAQGVTWAAVWGQAILLPSMVFMPVLVAAFAAQVEANEHKGRNWQRLNSSGMVGTALAGKMLHGLLASLLSVAIFESEFILVGVLVGGFDPAELGPYLLRGVPMTLAVWAIMTLTQAIAARAESFASTMSIMFLLTLAGCTLSVAAPSLALPYPLALITTASAARDMGNITSTASIAGSCMAAILWVLISLLIFRHQARRAI, encoded by the coding sequence ATGAACAGGCAATACCCTGCAAACGCTATAACCATCACCCCGATGCATCGCCACAAGCCATCGATCGCCGCCGCCTTCAAATGGGAGATTCGCAAGGCCGGCAATCTCTGGTACTGGCTGGCCACCATGCTCTTCGACGCCGTAGGAATCTTCAACGGTTGGGATCAGTATCAGAGCTACAAACCGGACTTCCAGGCTCAAGGGGTGACCTGGGCTGCGGTCTGGGGGCAGGCGATCCTTCTGCCAAGCATGGTCTTCATGCCAGTCCTGGTCGCGGCCTTTGCAGCCCAGGTTGAAGCCAACGAGCACAAGGGACGAAACTGGCAGCGTCTTAATTCCTCAGGCATGGTCGGGACTGCCCTAGCCGGTAAGATGCTGCATGGACTGCTGGCCTCCCTCCTTAGCGTCGCCATCTTTGAATCCGAATTCATACTCGTGGGTGTTCTTGTAGGAGGCTTCGACCCAGCGGAACTCGGTCCCTATCTCTTGCGTGGCGTACCAATGACGTTGGCAGTGTGGGCCATTATGACTCTGACCCAGGCCATAGCCGCCAGAGCCGAATCCTTTGCCTCGACTATGAGCATCATGTTTCTGCTCACTCTGGCAGGCTGTACGCTGTCGGTTGCCGCACCGTCCTTGGCGCTGCCTTATCCTCTGGCCTTGATCACCACTGCATCCGCAGCCCGCGACATGGGCAATATTACGTCTACGGCCTCTATAGCAGGTTCGTGTATGGCGGCAATCCTCTGGGTGTTGATCAGCCTCCTTATATTTCGGCACCAGGCTCGCAGAGCCATTTAG
- a CDS encoding Eco29kI family restriction endonuclease has protein sequence MTDVRFFDPLDYGSLPDSVTGALMDCALMPLDSIEPFEDPGIYALFYCGDFPAYSSLVAVEKSAPGSHPIYIGKATQSTRMGNSDGLIPGNLTGRNLYDRLRQHSKSIIQANNLRVEDFSAKILVLSYIWVPMAESAMIGKYKPVWNSCIDGFGNHDPGSGRIRGFCSRWDTLHPGRPWVSKFPPRKETQSDLIHEAEHFIDESMN, from the coding sequence ATGACTGATGTGCGCTTCTTCGATCCACTCGACTATGGCTCTCTTCCGGATTCGGTGACAGGAGCACTCATGGATTGTGCTCTTATGCCTCTCGACTCGATTGAACCTTTTGAAGACCCTGGTATATATGCGCTCTTCTACTGCGGTGATTTTCCTGCATACTCCAGTCTGGTTGCCGTGGAGAAATCGGCTCCCGGAAGTCATCCAATTTACATAGGTAAGGCCACACAGTCGACACGAATGGGGAACTCCGATGGCCTGATTCCGGGTAATCTGACTGGACGAAATCTCTATGACCGCCTTAGACAGCACAGCAAGAGCATCATACAGGCGAATAATCTACGGGTTGAGGATTTCTCCGCGAAGATACTTGTGCTCTCCTACATATGGGTCCCGATGGCCGAATCCGCGATGATCGGAAAGTACAAGCCTGTCTGGAATTCATGCATCGACGGTTTCGGCAACCATGACCCGGGCTCGGGCAGGATCAGAGGCTTCTGCTCGAGGTGGGACACTCTGCACCCCGGCAGACCATGGGTGAGTAAGTTCCCCCCGCGAAAGGAAACGCAATCAGACCTAATCCATGAGGCCGAGCATTTCATTGACGAAAGCATGAACTGA
- a CDS encoding ABC transporter ATP-binding protein yields the protein MAYTDGNNDPELAVSTQRLVKDYGGFKAVDGLNLRVPAGGVYGLLGPNGAGKSTTMKLLLGLTKPTAGNMWLLGQQVGKKTTIQPGRMGSMIEGPSFYPGLSGLDNCRMVADYLGLPVSAASEVLTKVGLRGYEKRKAGAYSLGMKQRLGIAMALISQPELLLLDEPTNGLDAEAVVEVRQMIMDLATSEGVTVIISSHILSETEKMAPVVGIIADGHLLYQGTLENLREEGHIDLRVSDPGLASEMLETQGIHHEYTRKSATLRIPEITDSQIGALVARLVSHGLQVYRVASERKSLEEAFLELVENPQSHAAQCPMQPSGHKQRSIR from the coding sequence ATGGCATATACGGACGGAAACAATGACCCGGAACTGGCTGTGTCCACACAGAGGTTGGTCAAGGACTATGGCGGATTCAAAGCCGTGGATGGACTGAATCTACGGGTGCCGGCAGGCGGGGTCTACGGATTGCTGGGACCAAACGGAGCCGGAAAATCGACCACCATGAAGCTCCTTCTGGGATTGACAAAACCGACTGCCGGAAACATGTGGCTGCTAGGACAGCAAGTCGGAAAGAAGACCACGATCCAGCCGGGTCGTATGGGCTCCATGATTGAAGGACCCAGCTTCTATCCAGGCCTGTCGGGACTGGATAACTGCCGCATGGTAGCCGATTATCTGGGTCTGCCAGTTTCAGCTGCCTCAGAAGTGCTAACCAAGGTTGGATTGCGGGGATACGAGAAGAGGAAGGCGGGCGCCTACTCCCTGGGGATGAAGCAGCGGCTGGGTATCGCCATGGCGCTGATTTCGCAGCCGGAGCTCCTGCTCCTGGATGAGCCCACCAATGGCTTGGATGCAGAGGCTGTGGTCGAAGTGCGACAGATGATCATGGACTTGGCTACGTCCGAGGGAGTCACCGTCATCATCAGCAGCCATATCCTGTCCGAAACCGAAAAGATGGCTCCTGTAGTTGGCATCATTGCCGACGGTCATCTGCTCTACCAAGGGACATTGGAAAATCTGCGCGAAGAGGGTCATATCGATCTACGGGTATCCGATCCTGGGCTCGCGTCAGAGATGCTCGAAACTCAAGGCATTCACCACGAATATACCCGCAAGAGCGCAACCCTGCGTATTCCCGAGATAACCGATTCGCAAATCGGAGCGCTGGTGGCTCGGCTGGTATCGCATGGTCTGCAGGTATACCGTGTCGCTTCCGAACGCAAGAGCTTGGAAGAGGCCTTCCTCGAACTCGTGGAAAACCCGCAGAGTCATGCAGCGCAGTGCCCTATGCAGCCGTCCGGTCATAAACAGAGGAGCATACGATGA
- a CDS encoding FRG domain-containing protein: MPDDSNACPLKLIKSVADVFRQLWISHNEENLWFRGQDDATFPLVPKAFRAEYVQASERDILNDFKQKACLVSGVHPVDEWGWIILGQHYGLPTRLLDWSDNPLQALYFACQPAVNSNQEKQDGKLFVLEPDKMNRKTLGDSAPSPILLEEREDKCRPYLPDNDDSTGNKPIAVVAMDDFPRIGAQNGCFTVCSDSLYQYDDQGQEVIRQFIIPAEKKEIILEELDFLGVDAASTYPDLDHLAQQVAKRHANNKDKR, from the coding sequence ATGCCAGACGATTCAAACGCCTGCCCACTGAAACTTATAAAATCAGTGGCAGATGTGTTCAGGCAATTATGGATCTCTCATAATGAGGAAAACTTATGGTTCCGCGGTCAAGATGATGCTACTTTCCCTCTGGTACCCAAGGCTTTTCGAGCGGAGTACGTGCAGGCGAGCGAAAGAGACATACTGAATGATTTCAAGCAGAAGGCTTGTCTTGTCTCGGGTGTTCATCCTGTTGACGAATGGGGATGGATTATACTTGGTCAGCATTATGGGCTTCCTACCAGACTTTTGGATTGGTCGGATAATCCTCTACAAGCCCTTTACTTTGCCTGCCAACCGGCAGTCAACAGCAACCAAGAAAAACAGGACGGGAAATTGTTCGTTCTGGAACCGGATAAAATGAACCGAAAAACACTCGGTGACAGTGCCCCCTCTCCGATTCTCCTTGAAGAGAGGGAAGATAAATGCCGACCTTATCTACCTGACAATGATGATTCAACAGGCAATAAGCCCATAGCTGTTGTTGCAATGGATGATTTCCCTAGGATAGGGGCTCAGAACGGTTGTTTCACGGTTTGTTCCGATTCACTTTACCAGTATGATGACCAAGGACAAGAAGTTATCAGACAATTCATAATTCCCGCTGAGAAAAAGGAAATAATTCTGGAAGAGTTGGATTTCCTAGGTGTGGACGCGGCAAGCACCTACCCTGATCTTGATCATTTGGCGCAACAAGTAGCTAAACGTCATGCGAATAATAAAGATAAAAGATAG
- a CDS encoding sensor histidine kinase: MPLFVVIIFLALVTLCLRRLYPMATLLVVSGLLALTAAIYGSGCTYLIIPWLVSLYACAVEAKNVTSLTAGLGSSAILGLLSIAFSANWHRDVHFTDLLYPTGLTFALCLTVAFLSRSVRQSRLSEQALEEERSHALTLAHERDQAMHQSRVVAQLHDSVGHDLTAIIALSEGLDHASGKPEIDEAISMINDLARQGLDDTRTAVKALQSETDPKNDPQPATGERHSWDDIKPILDHARHVGISTALTETGRRPQDSEQADLAFTITREAITNALRHGREVNRIVVSWDHDSQRGIGITVRDDGRILNNEADNTSSSGTGLARLRAEVQAHGGSFHSGPGSDGWTLQARIPSLAATSANDIGMKENA; this comes from the coding sequence TTGCCCCTGTTCGTGGTCATTATTTTTCTCGCACTTGTCACCCTATGCCTGCGCCGCCTATATCCTATGGCGACCCTGCTGGTGGTCAGTGGCCTGCTTGCCCTGACTGCCGCAATCTATGGCTCGGGATGCACCTACCTGATCATTCCCTGGCTCGTCAGCCTCTACGCCTGCGCGGTAGAAGCCAAGAACGTGACATCATTGACAGCTGGGCTGGGTAGTTCCGCCATTCTGGGCCTGCTCAGCATTGCATTCTCTGCCAATTGGCATCGTGATGTCCACTTCACCGACCTTCTGTATCCGACTGGATTGACTTTCGCCCTTTGCCTGACAGTCGCCTTCCTCTCACGCTCCGTAAGGCAATCACGCTTGTCAGAGCAGGCATTGGAGGAGGAGCGCTCGCATGCTCTAACCTTGGCCCATGAGCGGGACCAGGCCATGCATCAGTCCAGGGTTGTCGCCCAACTGCATGACAGCGTGGGTCACGACTTGACCGCCATTATCGCCCTATCTGAGGGACTGGATCATGCCAGCGGAAAACCGGAAATTGATGAGGCTATCTCGATGATTAACGACCTGGCACGGCAGGGACTGGATGACACCCGAACGGCTGTTAAAGCCCTGCAATCAGAAACAGATCCAAAAAACGACCCACAGCCAGCCACAGGGGAGAGGCATAGCTGGGATGACATCAAACCCATCCTCGACCATGCCCGGCATGTCGGCATCAGCACTGCCTTGACGGAGACAGGCCGTCGGCCACAGGATTCCGAACAGGCCGACCTTGCTTTCACCATCACCAGGGAGGCGATTACCAACGCCCTCCGACACGGACGGGAGGTCAACCGTATTGTGGTCTCCTGGGATCACGACAGCCAGAGGGGCATAGGTATCACCGTTCGCGATGATGGACGAATCTTGAATAACGAAGCTGACAATACCAGTAGCAGCGGTACAGGTCTTGCCAGGTTAAGGGCCGAAGTGCAAGCTCATGGTGGCAGCTTCCATTCGGGTCCTGGTTCTGATGGTTGGACCTTGCAGGCCCGCATACCCTCACTAGCTGCAACGTCAGCTAACGATATAGGCATGAAGGAGAACGCATGA
- a CDS encoding ABC transporter permease translates to MKGSSFWWMALGMIALVSAWSGLAFMKRAESANPATRTVALAQGEIFQTVGLLAPILAALLTSRLAVMESSERMDLKWRSLGQSATGRFLAKLVVTGCVISLCFVIPLACIPLSASAQGFHLDGSLADYILLPALIACFSSMAVTAIQLALSLTIERQAIGLGLGVIAGLIGTGLGPMNMPALGWFFPAGISSAASPFLFSASSDGFARMTLVANPWPKVLTSLLAYIIWSGISALIVKVKESGR, encoded by the coding sequence TTGAAAGGTTCCTCATTTTGGTGGATGGCCTTGGGCATGATTGCCCTGGTTTCGGCATGGTCGGGCTTGGCCTTCATGAAACGAGCCGAGTCTGCGAACCCCGCCACTCGTACCGTAGCCCTTGCCCAAGGTGAGATATTCCAAACTGTCGGTCTGCTGGCACCCATCCTTGCAGCGCTGCTGACCAGCCGGCTTGCCGTCATGGAGAGCAGCGAGCGCATGGATCTCAAATGGCGATCCCTAGGCCAGAGTGCGACTGGGAGGTTTCTTGCCAAGCTCGTAGTTACGGGGTGTGTGATTTCGCTATGCTTCGTGATTCCTCTGGCGTGTATACCGCTGTCAGCTTCAGCACAAGGGTTCCATCTCGATGGCAGTCTGGCCGACTACATACTCCTTCCGGCACTGATTGCTTGCTTCTCATCCATGGCTGTCACGGCCATACAACTCGCCCTCTCCCTGACTATCGAAAGGCAGGCCATAGGCCTGGGTCTGGGTGTGATAGCCGGTCTGATCGGGACTGGACTGGGCCCGATGAATATGCCGGCTCTGGGCTGGTTCTTCCCAGCCGGGATCAGTTCCGCAGCCAGCCCGTTCCTGTTTTCAGCCAGCTCTGATGGTTTTGCCAGAATGACCTTGGTCGCCAATCCCTGGCCAAAAGTCCTGACCAGCCTTCTGGCATACATTATCTGGTCGGGAATATCAGCACTCATCGTCAAGGTCAAGGAGTCAGGCCGATGA
- a CDS encoding response regulator transcription factor gives MIRVMIVDDQRPTRMGLALMVAKDPTLHVVAQAANGQEALDKLTTAAKNQQPLPDVILMDVRMPVMDGLDATSRIKKLHPEISILILTTYDEDDYAFTALGAGASGFLLKDVKTADLNRAIHAVHAGDAILTPRITAEVIRKGVPRPKANDESEARRKFAQLGKRELQVASLVSQGLTNAEIAEQLQLQPDSVKKTVSRILAKLKVRDRINIAVLWYQANMANH, from the coding sequence ATGATCCGCGTCATGATCGTCGACGACCAGCGCCCGACCCGCATGGGACTGGCACTCATGGTCGCTAAGGATCCAACCTTACATGTCGTTGCGCAGGCGGCCAACGGCCAAGAGGCTTTGGATAAACTGACCACAGCCGCCAAAAATCAACAGCCTTTGCCTGATGTGATTCTGATGGATGTGCGCATGCCTGTCATGGACGGGCTGGATGCCACCAGCCGTATCAAAAAGCTCCATCCTGAAATAAGCATTCTCATTCTGACCACCTACGACGAGGACGACTATGCGTTCACAGCTCTAGGGGCGGGCGCCTCCGGGTTCCTGCTCAAGGATGTCAAGACAGCCGATCTGAACAGAGCCATCCATGCGGTACATGCAGGCGATGCCATTCTCACGCCGCGCATCACGGCCGAAGTGATCCGGAAAGGAGTTCCAAGGCCAAAAGCCAATGATGAATCTGAGGCTCGCCGTAAATTCGCGCAACTGGGCAAACGCGAACTTCAGGTCGCGTCGCTGGTCAGCCAAGGCCTGACAAACGCAGAGATTGCCGAGCAACTCCAGCTGCAGCCTGATTCGGTCAAAAAGACAGTCAGCCGCATACTGGCAAAACTCAAGGTTAGGGACCGGATCAACATCGCCGTTCTCTGGTATCAGGCCAACATGGCAAACCACTGA
- a CDS encoding DUF262 domain-containing protein has product MKQEFIHLSAPESSIQYLMRMWRKLNLDPDFQREGSIWPRTKQQLFIDSILCGFDIPKFYFRSVEKIQIIDGKNEYINYDVVDGKQRLLAVRDFEDGRYGVPANSRSFQERHEDNDKHEIYLSELKEKHRDLYIQFESYHFDIVSMRQVDDNTADEFFLRLNSGVALTAQEKRDAIESVVRDKVRSLATTDPFMKKLKPRARKKNEEVLAKLFAIAQQNARNELRDTKKQTLDKLYKDFPSSDKRSENEVGKIEKEVQFVLGVLKTVFTDNDPLLRSLGNISVFFYAALREKKLWNPEEAKKLNSLLAKFEKKRYGIRGIDPASLRYFKLDSYHLFEKYNSYVQSTNDGSAIKNRALYINTWIESCGDEEKFVDKMKQVAKENGIEYSDPDDDEDKGPSDAI; this is encoded by the coding sequence ATGAAACAAGAATTCATCCATCTCTCTGCGCCCGAATCATCGATACAATACCTGATGAGGATGTGGCGAAAGCTGAATCTCGACCCGGATTTCCAACGTGAAGGGAGTATCTGGCCAAGAACTAAACAGCAACTTTTCATTGATTCTATCCTGTGTGGATTCGATATACCTAAATTCTATTTCCGCTCGGTTGAAAAAATACAAATTATCGATGGAAAAAATGAGTACATAAACTATGATGTGGTCGACGGTAAGCAAAGACTACTTGCCGTCAGGGATTTTGAGGATGGCCGTTACGGTGTCCCCGCAAATTCTCGGTCGTTCCAAGAGCGGCATGAAGATAATGATAAGCATGAGATTTATCTTTCAGAACTGAAAGAAAAGCACCGCGATCTTTATATTCAATTCGAGTCATACCATTTCGACATCGTGTCTATGAGACAGGTTGATGATAATACTGCTGACGAGTTCTTTTTAAGGTTGAATTCCGGGGTCGCTCTGACTGCCCAAGAGAAACGTGACGCAATTGAAAGCGTTGTTCGCGACAAAGTTCGATCTTTAGCCACAACAGATCCGTTCATGAAGAAACTGAAGCCCAGGGCGAGAAAGAAAAATGAAGAAGTCCTCGCAAAGCTATTTGCGATTGCACAGCAAAATGCTCGCAATGAATTGCGCGACACAAAGAAACAGACCCTAGACAAGTTATACAAGGATTTTCCTTCTTCGGATAAAAGAAGCGAGAATGAAGTGGGAAAAATCGAAAAAGAGGTACAATTCGTCTTGGGAGTTCTTAAAACTGTCTTTACTGATAATGATCCTTTGCTGAGGAGTCTGGGGAACATTTCCGTATTCTTCTATGCGGCTCTTCGTGAAAAAAAACTTTGGAATCCCGAAGAAGCAAAAAAATTGAATAGTCTGCTCGCTAAGTTTGAGAAAAAACGCTATGGGATTCGGGGCATTGACCCTGCTAGTTTACGTTATTTCAAGCTAGATAGTTATCACTTATTCGAGAAATACAATTCTTATGTGCAATCCACCAATGATGGTTCCGCAATCAAGAACCGCGCGCTTTACATCAATACTTGGATTGAAAGCTGTGGTGATGAAGAAAAGTTCGTGGACAAAATGAAACAAGTGGCGAAGGAGAACGGTATCGAATATAGCGATCCCGACGATGATGAAGACAAAGGTCCATCTGATGCAATATAA
- a CDS encoding MerR family transcriptional regulator has protein sequence MTRESEFSGEGSKSGLSIGQMSELIGVSRRMLRHWEQEGLISPFRDQSNYRHYLQDDVAQLERIVTYREMGFNARQIKALLDCKTPLALDELQGQRSRIDEKIQHLRKAADRLDRLIALAEGKSGNDSAPTKIDQEDQYFSEAYERWGASRQWLEYAERKASRSEQEQKKDMSRLKDVESELAQAKRKGLAPSSDKVLELIDEHRQALSWFHVTPSMYVILGRMYVTDPRFRSHYEQLEPGLAKWMLVAIETAARANGIDSATVKWE, from the coding sequence ATGACACGAGAGAGCGAATTCAGTGGCGAGGGCAGCAAGAGCGGCTTGAGCATCGGTCAGATGTCTGAGTTAATTGGGGTCAGTCGGAGAATGCTGCGCCATTGGGAGCAGGAAGGACTGATCTCCCCCTTTCGCGACCAGTCGAATTACCGGCATTATCTGCAGGATGACGTCGCACAGCTGGAGCGAATTGTGACATACAGGGAGATGGGCTTCAATGCCCGACAAATCAAGGCATTGCTCGATTGCAAGACACCGCTGGCCTTGGACGAGTTGCAGGGACAGCGCTCGCGAATTGATGAGAAAATCCAGCATCTTAGGAAAGCTGCGGATCGTCTGGACCGACTCATAGCCCTTGCCGAGGGAAAGTCAGGTAATGATTCAGCTCCTACGAAGATCGATCAGGAGGACCAGTACTTTTCGGAAGCATACGAACGCTGGGGTGCTAGCAGGCAGTGGCTTGAGTATGCGGAGCGAAAAGCTTCCCGCTCCGAACAAGAACAGAAAAAGGACATGTCCCGGCTTAAAGACGTGGAAAGTGAGCTTGCACAAGCCAAACGAAAAGGTCTGGCTCCGTCATCAGATAAGGTTCTCGAACTGATTGACGAACATCGGCAGGCTTTGTCATGGTTCCATGTGACCCCATCTATGTACGTCATTCTGGGGCGGATGTATGTGACTGACCCACGTTTCAGATCCCACTATGAACAACTGGAACCTGGATTGGCGAAATGGATGCTTGTCGCAATCGAAACTGCAGCGCGTGCAAACGGGATAGATTCGGCAACCGTCAAATGGGAGTGA